The Mauremys mutica isolate MM-2020 ecotype Southern chromosome 1, ASM2049712v1, whole genome shotgun sequence genome has a segment encoding these proteins:
- the M6PR gene encoding cation-dependent mannose-6-phosphate receptor isoform X1, with amino-acid sequence MPHLPRCPSVRMFLSHCCTCTALLVLVALAMVVMADLEEKHCDLVGDQGKESKREQALLKKLEPLSSMSFDSNVTSSPEERYTYKFRVCREVNSSLSQSGLVQINLNDQKQTVVGRINETHVFNGSDWIMLIYKGGDSYGSHCHGEKRKAMIMISCNRKTLSSGFTLLSEEREKEQDCLYLFEMDSSLACPPEDSHLSIGSILLITFASLVAVYIIGGFLYQRLVVGAKGMEQFPHITFWQDLGNLMADGCDFVCRSKPQNAPAAYRGVGDDQLGEESEERDDHLLPM; translated from the exons ATGCCACACCTACCTCGCTGTCCTAGTGTCAG AATGTTCCTGTCTCACTGTTGTACCTGTACTGCACTGCTTGTCCTTGTGGCCCTGGCCATGGTCGTGATGGCAGATCTGGAAGAGAAGCACTGCGACCTAGTAGGAGACCAGGGCAAAGAGTCGAAAAGAGAACAGGCCTTACTGAAGAAGCTGGAACCCCTGAGCTCCATGAG CTTTGACAGCAACGTGACTTCAAGCCCAGAGGAGAGGTACACCTACAAGTTCAGGGTGTGCAGAGAGGTCAACAGCTCTCTATCCCAATCAGGCCTGGTACAGATCAATTTAAACGACCAAAAGCAAACAGTGGTGGGAAGAATCAATGAGACACACGTCTTCAATGGAA GTGACTGGATCATGCtgatttataaggggggggaTTCGTATGGCAGCCACTGCCATGGTGAGAAGAGGAAGGCCATGATAATGATCTCTTGCAACCGGAAGACTCTATCA AGCGGCTTTACCTTGCTATCAGAAGAGAGGGAAAAGGAGCAGGACTGTTTGTACCTCTTTGAGATGGACAGCAGCTTGGCCTGCCCACCCGAGGACTCCCACCTCAGCATTGGGTCCATCCTGCTCATCAC GTTTGCTTCGCTGGTTGCAGTCTATATCATTGGGGGATTCCTCTACCAGCGCCTGGTGGTGGGAGCAAAGGGCATGGAGCAGTTCCCACATATTACCTTCTGGCAGGATCTCGGCAACCTGATGGCG GATGGTTGTGATTTCGTCTGCCGGTCTAAGCCCCAGAATGCCCCAGCTGCATACCGTGGTGTGGGTGATGACCAACTGGGGGAGGAGTCAGAAGAACGGGATGACCATTTGCTACCAATGTGA
- the M6PR gene encoding cation-dependent mannose-6-phosphate receptor isoform X2, with protein sequence MFLSHCCTCTALLVLVALAMVVMADLEEKHCDLVGDQGKESKREQALLKKLEPLSSMSFDSNVTSSPEERYTYKFRVCREVNSSLSQSGLVQINLNDQKQTVVGRINETHVFNGSDWIMLIYKGGDSYGSHCHGEKRKAMIMISCNRKTLSSGFTLLSEEREKEQDCLYLFEMDSSLACPPEDSHLSIGSILLITFASLVAVYIIGGFLYQRLVVGAKGMEQFPHITFWQDLGNLMADGCDFVCRSKPQNAPAAYRGVGDDQLGEESEERDDHLLPM encoded by the exons ATGTTCCTGTCTCACTGTTGTACCTGTACTGCACTGCTTGTCCTTGTGGCCCTGGCCATGGTCGTGATGGCAGATCTGGAAGAGAAGCACTGCGACCTAGTAGGAGACCAGGGCAAAGAGTCGAAAAGAGAACAGGCCTTACTGAAGAAGCTGGAACCCCTGAGCTCCATGAG CTTTGACAGCAACGTGACTTCAAGCCCAGAGGAGAGGTACACCTACAAGTTCAGGGTGTGCAGAGAGGTCAACAGCTCTCTATCCCAATCAGGCCTGGTACAGATCAATTTAAACGACCAAAAGCAAACAGTGGTGGGAAGAATCAATGAGACACACGTCTTCAATGGAA GTGACTGGATCATGCtgatttataaggggggggaTTCGTATGGCAGCCACTGCCATGGTGAGAAGAGGAAGGCCATGATAATGATCTCTTGCAACCGGAAGACTCTATCA AGCGGCTTTACCTTGCTATCAGAAGAGAGGGAAAAGGAGCAGGACTGTTTGTACCTCTTTGAGATGGACAGCAGCTTGGCCTGCCCACCCGAGGACTCCCACCTCAGCATTGGGTCCATCCTGCTCATCAC GTTTGCTTCGCTGGTTGCAGTCTATATCATTGGGGGATTCCTCTACCAGCGCCTGGTGGTGGGAGCAAAGGGCATGGAGCAGTTCCCACATATTACCTTCTGGCAGGATCTCGGCAACCTGATGGCG GATGGTTGTGATTTCGTCTGCCGGTCTAAGCCCCAGAATGCCCCAGCTGCATACCGTGGTGTGGGTGATGACCAACTGGGGGAGGAGTCAGAAGAACGGGATGACCATTTGCTACCAATGTGA
- the KLRG1 gene encoding killer cell lectin-like receptor subfamily G member 1, whose product MVPGFSLPAPQHGSSGLYSLAVGVGTLIALVVIAVVVWRIGEFGVWRIDSSCPGCPDQWFGYRNSCYFFSKMKKDWNSSQASCSAEGSHLLVINDAKKMHLFLEMHIGYHWIGLRNSTGSGWTWEDGSKLNNTKVISNSPVQHCGVLVKGALQASSCAVDFPWICEKSPK is encoded by the exons ATGGTTCCTGGTTTTTCtcttccagctccccagcacGGGTCATCTGGCCTATACAGCTTGGCTGTAGGTGTTGGGACACTGATTGCCCTCGTGGTGATTGCAGTGGTAGTTTGGAGGATTGGTGAGTTTGGAGTTTGGAGGATTG ATAGCTCCTGTCCTGGATGCCCTGACCAGTGGTTTGGTTACAGGAACAGCTGTTACTTCTTCTCCAAGATGAAAAAGGATTGGAATTCCAGCCAGGCATCCTGTTCTGCAGAAGGATCACATCTCTTGGTGATCAATGATGCCAAGAAAATG CACCTTTTCTTGGAAATGCACATAGGTTACCACTGGATTGGTCTGAGGAACAGCACGGGCAGTGGCTGGACCTGGGAAGACGGCTCAAAACTCAACAATACAAA GGTCATCTCTAACAGCCCCGTGCAGCACTGTGGCGTCCTGGTGAAGGGTGCTCTCCAGGCCTCCAGCTGTGCAGTTGATTTCCCATGGATCTGTGAGAAATCCCCTAAGTAA